Proteins encoded by one window of Oreochromis niloticus isolate F11D_XX linkage group LG17, O_niloticus_UMD_NMBU, whole genome shotgun sequence:
- the crb1 gene encoding LOW QUALITY PROTEIN: protein crumbs homolog 1 (The sequence of the model RefSeq protein was modified relative to this genomic sequence to represent the inferred CDS: inserted 1 base in 1 codon) has translation MIMDLTRFRHFAFLSCTLLISSLVATEGAVLDKLPQTVDQCSPNPCQNQAICRTRGDSYSCFCVPGFQGSHCQIDVNECASQPCRNGGTCEDRVGRFSCLCSPGFTGATCEIQIDECQSQPCFNGGSCHDYVGGFTCTCLTGFQGQRCEINTDECQEHPCQNGALCVDGVNDYSCDCSHTAFTGRHCETPLPPCYSEPCFNSAICKDNGGDYTCECWSGFEGRHCEIDINECGSSPCRNGGSCIERSWHALYGSEPLLPESYDHKQSAGYICRCPPGTTGSLCQEVINQCEPNPCQNGGRCEGHIGGYTCHCLKPSRDGILYGGVNCDVKLVGCEGHECQNQGSCSPFLLDGTHGYTCSCSPGYAGPLCITPTAFTFERKGYLLLESPLVGTEVTCNITLSFKTFLPRALLFHTITSGLQLSLELEGGQLRLTLRREASAGAESPSQVLELPHNVTDGKWYSVEAVLGNWVLSLKLLDDAVRCASQSCHKAAAVQSWLLGFVSSPQSTFIGGMPRDSSGPSEYDAFTPFIGCMRDVFVDWQLVIPEQWLSDSAVNVSPGCSYRDRCLDVPCQNKGECVNLWQSYECRCARPYEGHDCEEEHVTARFGNEDAYSFAAFTVTDDLVDNFSISFFLRTRRSGGLLLVLANSSNAYLHVWLEGGKVSVQLDKYESLKSADAIDDGEAHFVSVEVAVDGLIVLHVGTQEQGHVEVRPVSVQAGDTVYVGGLLEARETAAFGGYFKGCVQDLRISDRRLQFFGLDTTVRSYPLEIMENVTVGCSGDNLCSRNPCLNGGMCYSKWDDFTCTCPPNTSGWRCEEVKWCELSPCPTDAECRMLNHGYECYSNATFLNDSTVLSYRGNGRISRNLTSLSLNLRTRKRNAAILHAEEGSAFITVSIQDGFLFVELQSIYGNDSKAAEVQEGVSTVSLSSRSSVSDGEWHSVHFLMAAPWAQTSQWTLVLDEDVEEASTSTSRGGNLDFLREGVDIXLGGLAPDTGWSLAGCLGTVELGGIALSYFGSSGVNFPRTQEEQFVQTSPRAPLIGCGGASVCDPNPCLNGGECQDLFNAYNCSCPEGWAGRCCDFFLDTCASNPCVHGNCSVAGRSYECACELGYTGANCDEEVDMCKNHLCAHGGTCLHGPDRYACLCAENYTGPLCNERVEEIPWYIVVKNVRPKLPVSVCGDDTRNYTCFNGGNCTDRELSCDCPPGFIGHRCEQEVDECKSNPCLNGGYCRNLINKFVCVCDMSYAGDMCQTDLTSEGLTSDLLLSVSLVSVVLLLAIVLTSVGAVVALNRRATHGTYSPSRQEKEGSRVEMWSITQPPPMERLI, from the exons ATGATTATGGATTTAACTCGTTTTCGTCATTTTGCGTTCCTTTCATGCACACTGCTCATCTCATCACTGGTTGCGACAGAGG GTGCTGTTCTGGACAAGCTGCCTCAAACTGTGGACCAGTGCTCCCCAAACCCTTGCCAGAACCAGGCGATATGTCGAACCCGTGGCGATAGCTACTCTTGTTTCTGTGTGCCGGGTTTTCAGGGTTCTCACTGTCAGATTGATGTGAACGAGTGCGCTTCACAGCCCTGCAGGAACGGAGGAACCTGTGAGGACAGAGTGGGTCGATTCTCCTGTCTGTGCTCTCCTGGTTTCACAG GTGCTACTTGTGAGATCCAGATTGACGAATGTCAATCACAGCCATGCTTCAACGGAGGCAGTTGCCATGACTACGTTGGTGGCTTCACTTGCACCTGTCTCACCGGTTTCCAAGGACAACGGTGTGAAATCAACACTGATGAGTGCCAAGAGCACCCTTGCCAAAACGGGGCTCTGTGTGTAGATGGAGTGAATGA TTACAGCTGTGACTGCTCTCACACAGCCTTCACCGGTCGACACTGTGAGACACCTCTACCGCCTTGCTACTCTGAACCCTGCTTTAATAGCGCCATCTGTAAGGACAATGGGGGGGACTACACCTGTGAATGCTGGTCTG GGTTTGAGGGCCGTCATTGTGAGATAGACATCAATGAGTGTGGCAGCAGCCCTTGCAGAAACGGCGGCAGCTGCATTGAGAGATCTTGGCATGCCTTGTATGGCAGTGAGCCTCTTCTGCCTGAAAGCTATGACCACAAACAGTCTGCAGGTTACATCTGCAGGTGTCCTCCAGGAACAACAG GCTCCCTCTGCCAGGAGGTGATAAACCAGTGCGAGCCCAATCCGTGCCAGAATGGGGGCAGATGCGAGGGTCACATTGGGGGCTACACCTGCCACTGCCTCAAGCCGAGTCGTGATGGCATCCTCTACGGAGGTGTTAACTGCGATGTGAAGTTAGTGGGTTGTGAAGGCCATGAGTGCCAGAATCAAGGCTCCTGCTCTCCTTTCTTGTTGGATGGGACTCATGGATACACCTGTTCCTGCTCACCTGGGTACGCCGGGCCTCTCTGTATCACCCCTACAGCTTTTACCTTCGAGCGCAAAGGCTACTTGCTGCTGGAGAGCCCCCTAGTGGGGACTGAAGTGACTTGCAACATCACTCTCAGCTTCAAGACTTTTCTGCCTAGAGCTCTGTTGTTTCACACCATCACAAGCGGTCTGCAGCTGAGCCTGGAGCTGGAGGGGGGGCAGCTGCGTCTCACGCTGAGGAGGGAGGCCTCTGCTGGGGCGGAAAGCCCGAGCCAGGTTCTCGAGCTTCCGCACAACGTCACAGATGGAAAGTGGTATAGTGTAGAGGCTGTACTTGGAAACTGGGTGCTAAGCCTTAAACTACTAGATGATGCCGTGAGGTGTGCGAGCCAGTCGTGCCACAAAGCGGCCGCAGTCCAAAGCTGGCTGCTGGGGTTTGTTTCATCCCCTCAGAGCACTTTTATTGGAGGAATGCCTCGAGACTCGAGCGGCCCCAGTGAGTACGATGCGTTTACTCCATTCATCGGATGCATGCGGGACGTGTTTGTGGACTGGCAGCTCGTCATCCCCGAGCAGTGGCTGAGCGACTCAGCTGTCAACGTGTCCCCGGGCTGCAGCTACAGGGACCGCTGCCTGGATGTGCCGTGCCAAAACAAAGGAGAGTGCGTAAACCTGTGGCAGAGCTACGAGTGCCGGTGTGCCAGGCCTTATGAGGGGCACGACTGTGAGGAGG AACATGTGACTGCCCGCTTCGGGAATGAAGACGCTTACAGCTTTGCAGCATTCACCGTCACTGATGACCTGGTCGACAACTTCTCCATCTCCTTCTTCCTGCGCACGCGGAGGAGCGGCGGGCTCCTCTTGGTGCTCGCCAACAGCAGCAACGCTTACCTGCACGTGTGGTTGGAAGGTGGCAAGGTCTCAGTTCAGCTCGATAAATACGAAAGCCTGAAGTCAGCGGATGCGATTGACGATGGGGAAGCCCACTTTGTGAGCGTAGAGGTGGCGGTGGATGGTCTTATCGTGCTGCATGTGGGGACTCAGGAACAGGGGCATGTGGAGGTGAGGCCGGTCAGTGTCCAAGCAGGTGACACGGTGTATGTGGGAGGTCTGCTGGAGGCGAGGGAGACCGCGGCGTTCGGTGGATATTTCAAAGGCTGCGTTCAGGACCTGAGGATCAGCGACAGGAGGCTGCAGTTCTTTGGGCTGGACACTACAGTGAGATCTTATCCTCTTGAGATCATGGAGAATGTAACTGTGGGGTGTTCTGGAGACAACCTCTGCAGT AGGAATCCGTGTCTCAACGGGGGGATGTGCTACTCCAAGTGGGACGACTTCACCTGTACCTGCCCCCCCAACACATCAGGGTGGCGCTGTGAAGAGGTGAAGTGGTGCGAGCTGTCCCCATGCCCCACAGATGCAGAGTGCAGGATGCTGAACCACGGCTATGAGT GTTACTCCAATGCAACTTTCCTGAACGACAGCACTGTGCTGTCCTACCGGGGGAACGGTCGCATATCCCGCAACCTGACAAGCCTCTCCCTAAACCTGCGCACACGGAAGCGTAATGCAGCGATCCTACATGCTGAGGAGGGCTCTGCTTTCATCACGGTCTCCATCCAAGATGGTTTCCTCTTCGTGGAGCTTCAGAGCATCTATGGAAATGACAGCAAAGCGGCGGAGGTGCAGGAGGGCGTATCTACGGTCAGCCTGAGCAGCAGGAGCAGTGTCAGCGACGGCGAATGGCACAGTGTCCACTTTCTCATGGCAGCACCGTGGGCGCAAACCTCTCAGTGGACTTTGGTGCTCGATGAAGACGTAGAAGAAGCCAGCACTTCCACCAGCCGAGGAGGCAACCTGGACTTCCTCAGAGAGGGGGTGGACA TTCTTGGGGGACTGGCCCCCGACACCGGCTGGTCCCTCGCCGGTTGTCTGGGCACCGTGGAGCTGGGTGGGATCGCCCTTTCTTACTTCGGCTCCTCTGGCGTGAACTTCCCCCGCACGCAGGAGGAGCAGTTTGTCCAGACGTCGCCACGAGCACCGCTCATCGGCTGCGGCGGGGCCTCCGTGTGTGATCCAAACCCTTGTCTGAATGGCGGGGAGTGCCAGGACCTCTTCAACGCGTACAACTGCAGCTGCCCCGAGGGCTGGGCTGGGAGATGCTGCGACTTCTTCTTGGACACCTGCGCTTCGAATCCCTGCGTTCACGGCAACTGCAGCGTCGCCGGGCGGAGCTACGAGTGCGCCTGTGAGCTCGGCTACACGGGCGCGAACTGCGATGAAGAGGTTGACATGTGCAAAAACCACCTGTGCGCCCACGGGGGCACCTGCCTGCACGGGCCCGACAGGTACGCCTGCCTCTGTGCGGAGAACTACACCGGACCTCTCTGCAA CGAACGCGTTGAAGAAATTCCGTGGTACATTGTTGTCAAAAATGt AAGGCCAAAGcttcctgtttctgtgtgcGGCGATGACACCAGAAATTACACCTGCTTCAATGGAGGCAACTGCACCGACCGCGAGCTCTCCTGCGACTGTCCACCAGGCTTCATCGGGCACCG GTGCGAGCAGGAGGTCGACGAGTGCAAGTCCAACCCATGTCTGAACGGAGGCTATTGCCGCAACCTCATCAACAAGTTTGTCTGCGTGTGCGACATGAGCTACGCTGGAGACATGTGCCAGACGGAC CTGACCTCGGAgggtttgacctctgacctcttgcTGTCTGTCAGTCTGGTGTCCGTCGTCCTGTTGCTGGCCATCGTCCTGACCTCTGTGGGTGCGGTAGTGGCCCTAAATCGCCGCGCCACCCATGGCACCTACAGTCCCAGCCGGCAGGAGAAGGAAGGGTCGCGGGTGGAGATGTGGAGCATCACGCAGCCGCCGCCCATGGAGAGACTGATTTGA